The DNA window GCGGCGGATCATCGGCAGCGTGACGTGCCACAGGCGCCGCGGGCCACTCGCGCCGTCGACCTCCGCCGCCTCGGTGATCTCCTGCGGGATCTCCGCGAGCGCCGCGGAGTAGACCAGCATGGAGAAGGCCGTGCCGCGCCACACGTTGGCGAAGGAGACGGCCAGGATCGGCAGGGTGAACAGCCAGTTCTGCGGGGGCAGGTGGAGCTGCTCCAGGACGGCGTTGAGCGTGCCCCGCCGGTTGAAGAACGTGTAGAGCAGGAAGCCGGCCACGATCTCCGGCAGCACCCACGCGGCGATCACGACCGCGCCCGTGAGCGTCCGTACGGGACGGGAGGCGCGCCGCATGAGGCCCGCGAGGGCGAGGCCCAGGCTGTTCTGGCCGACGATCGAGGACAGCACGGTGAAGACGAGCGTCAGCACCACCGCGTGGCGGAAGCCCTCGTCGGCGAAGGCCCGGCGGAAGTTGGCGAAGCCGACGAACGAGGCGGAGGCCTGACCGGTCAGCTGCGTGTCGGTGAAGGCGATGGCCACGCAGTAGGCGACGGGCCCGGCGAGGAAGAGCAGCAGGAGGACGCTGGCGGGGGCGATCGGAAGCCAGCGCAGCGCCCGCCGTGCCCGCGGCCTGCCTTCGTCCCGGCGTCGCGCCCCGTTCCGGCCCCGCGCCCCGCCCCGGCCCCGCGCGGCGGGCACCTTGGTCGCATCCCCCGCCGCAGGCGTCCCGGCCGTCCCGCTCACCGCGCCCGTTCCCGCGCCGTCACTCCCGCCGCACCGGCGATCGACTTCAGCTCCTCGTCGTAGCGCCCGGCGGCCCGCTGCACGGAGGCGTCGCCCGTCGTCACCGCTTCCATCGCGTCCCGGATGGCGCTGGAGACCTGCGGGTAGACCGGCAGCGCGGGCCTGTAGTGGGTGAACTTCACCAGTGCCGTGAAGAAGTCGACTCCGGGCATCGACGTCAAGTACTTGCGGGAGGCCGCCACGTCGTCCCGTACGGCGATCTGCGCGTCGCGCACCGTCCACTCGGTGGCGTTGTCCGTCGTCTGCAGGGTCTCGATCACCTGCCAGGCCAGGTCCGCCTTGCCGGACTTGGCGCTGACCGACCACGTCCAGCCGCCCGACAGGCTGACCGCCCCGGGCGCCGCCCCGTTCTGCGTGGGGAAGGGCGCCCGGCCCATCACCGAGGTCCACTCGGGCCAGGGCCTGGAGCCGCCGGGCTGCCAGTACTTGCCGAGCCAGGAGCCGTCGAGGGCGATCGCGAGCTTGCCGGAGGGCAGCCATTCGGTGGCGACGCGGTTGTCGACGTTGGGGTCGAGCGCGTCGGCGGGGTCCGGGCCGAGCTTGTCGGCGAAGACGGTCCGCACGAACTCCAGCGCATCACGGAACCCGCGGCTCCCGGAGACCCACTTGCGCACCGCCGGGTCGTACAGCGGGTCCTTGCCCGTCCCGTACAGGAGCATCTCGAAGCCCTGCATGGTGGCGGCCTCGCCCGGCGCCTTGCCCGTGTACACGTTGAGCGGAGTGACCCCGGGGACCTTCTCCTTGACCCTGCGGGCCGCGTCCAGCACGTCCTTCCAGGTGCGCGGGTGCCAGTCGGCGGGCAGCCCCGCCCGCGCGAAGACCTCCTTGTTGAACCACAGGCCGCGGGTCTCGGTGCCGTCCGGCACCCCGTACGTCTTCCCGTCCTCGCCCTTCACCGCCGCCTTCGCGGCCGGGGCGAACCGGCTCCAGTCCTTCCAGCCGGCCAGCTTGTCGTCCAGCGGGCGCAGGTAGCCCGCCTTGATGTCGGAGTTGATGAGGAAGGTGTCCTCGCGGACGATGTCCGGCGCGGTCTTCGGCGACCGCATCATCTGCTGCAGCTTGGCGTAGTAGTCGGCCTGGGAGGCCTGTACGGGCACCAGCTGGAGCTTCTTGCCGTCGTGCGCGCGCTCGAACTGTCTCTTGATCCCGGCCAGGTAGTCGTCCATGATCCGGGTCTTGTTGTCGGTGGTGCGCTGGTAGGCGATCTTCACGGTGTCCGGATCGCCGCCGGAACCCCCGCCGCACGCGGTGAGGGAGGCCGCGGCGAGGGCCGCGACGGAGAGCAGCACGGGAGCGGTGGGGCGCACGGGCGACCTCCTGGGGGCAGGCCTCGGCGCCCGGGACGGGGCCTCGGCGGGCTGCGCCTTCCTGAGTTCGTACGTTCCCGCTCGGTGCCGCCTGCACGCGTCGTGGTGGCGTCTGCTCGTGTCACCCCGGGCCGGGGCCGGGGCCGGGGACGGGGACGAGGACGGGGACGAGGACGGGGACGGGGACGGGGACGGCCGGGTCAGGGCCGGCTCTGCCAGTGGTAGCGCAGTTCGGGGCGGCCGATCTGGCCGTAGCGGGGCGTACGGGCCGCCCGGCCCGCCGCCACGAGGTGTTCGAGGTAACGGCGTGCGGTGATCCGGGAGATGCCCACGGCCGTCGCCGCCGTCCCCGAGGACAGGCCGGCGTCCCCCGCGGACCGCAGCGCGTCGGTGATCGACCGGAGGGTGGCGGGGCTCAGCCCCTTGGGCAGCGCGGCGGGCTGGGGGGCGCGCAGTGCGGCGAACGCGCGGTCCACCTCCTCCTGCCCGCTGGCCTCGCCCGCGACCGAACGGAACTCGGCGTAGCGCGCGAGCCGGTCCCGGAGGGTGGCGAAGGTGAACGGCTTCAGGACGTACTGCACGACGCCGAGGGAGACCCCTTCGCGGACGACCGTCAGATCGCGCGCCGACGTGACGGCGATGACGTCGGCGGTATGCCCGGCGGTGCGCAGCGAACGCAGCAGCTGAAGGCCGTGCCCGTCGGGGAGGAAGAGGTCGAGCAGCAGCAGGTCGACGGGCGTCCGCTTGAGGAAGTGCGAGGCGTCGCCCAGGGAGTGCGCGATCCCGGCCACCGTGAAGCCGGGCACGCGGCCCACGTAGAGGGCGTGGGCGTCGGCGGCCACGGGGTCGTCCTCGACGACGAGGACACGGATGGGCCGGGGGGCGGCGGCGGGTCTGCTCATGAGGGCACTCCGGTCCGTGGGGCGGGCGTTGCGGGCACTGCGGGCGTCGGGGGCGACGAGGGCGTGGCGGGCGCCGCGGACGTCTCCGCGGGGCGGGCGGCGTGCAGGGGGAGCCGGACGGTGAACTCCGCGCCGCCGCCCGGTGCGC is part of the Streptomyces roseifaciens genome and encodes:
- a CDS encoding carbohydrate ABC transporter permease, yielding MSGTAGTPAAGDATKVPAARGRGGARGRNGARRRDEGRPRARRALRWLPIAPASVLLLLFLAGPVAYCVAIAFTDTQLTGQASASFVGFANFRRAFADEGFRHAVVLTLVFTVLSSIVGQNSLGLALAGLMRRASRPVRTLTGAVVIAAWVLPEIVAGFLLYTFFNRRGTLNAVLEQLHLPPQNWLFTLPILAVSFANVWRGTAFSMLVYSAALAEIPQEITEAAEVDGASGPRRLWHVTLPMIRRSIATNLMLNTLQTLSVFGLIWAMTRGGPGNRSQTLPVFMYDQAFLKSLIGYGTAVALLLLLVGALFSVVYLRLMREEI
- a CDS encoding extracellular solute-binding protein — its product is MRPTAPVLLSVAALAAASLTACGGGSGGDPDTVKIAYQRTTDNKTRIMDDYLAGIKRQFERAHDGKKLQLVPVQASQADYYAKLQQMMRSPKTAPDIVREDTFLINSDIKAGYLRPLDDKLAGWKDWSRFAPAAKAAVKGEDGKTYGVPDGTETRGLWFNKEVFARAGLPADWHPRTWKDVLDAARRVKEKVPGVTPLNVYTGKAPGEAATMQGFEMLLYGTGKDPLYDPAVRKWVSGSRGFRDALEFVRTVFADKLGPDPADALDPNVDNRVATEWLPSGKLAIALDGSWLGKYWQPGGSRPWPEWTSVMGRAPFPTQNGAAPGAVSLSGGWTWSVSAKSGKADLAWQVIETLQTTDNATEWTVRDAQIAVRDDVAASRKYLTSMPGVDFFTALVKFTHYRPALPVYPQVSSAIRDAMEAVTTGDASVQRAAGRYDEELKSIAGAAGVTARERAR
- a CDS encoding response regulator, with the translated sequence MSRPAAAPRPIRVLVVEDDPVAADAHALYVGRVPGFTVAGIAHSLGDASHFLKRTPVDLLLLDLFLPDGHGLQLLRSLRTAGHTADVIAVTSARDLTVVREGVSLGVVQYVLKPFTFATLRDRLARYAEFRSVAGEASGQEEVDRAFAALRAPQPAALPKGLSPATLRSITDALRSAGDAGLSSGTAATAVGISRITARRYLEHLVAAGRAARTPRYGQIGRPELRYHWQSRP